The Deinococcus apachensis DSM 19763 DNA window CGAGTCGCAGGACTGGGCGGGGATGCTGGCGAGGATGTTCATGCGCTGGGCCGAGCGGCACGGGTACAGGGTCGACCTGATCGACGAGCAGCCCGGCGAGCAGGCGGGAGTGGTAAATGCCGAATTCATCATCCGGGGCGAGAAGGCCTACGGGATGCTGGCGCCCGAACACGGCGTTCACCGTCTGGTGCGGGTCTCGCCCTTCGACGCCAACAACCGCCGCCACACGAGCTTTGCGTCGGTGGACGTGGTGCCGGAGGTGCCGGAGGAAGAGATCAACATCCACATCCCCGACTCCGACCTGCGCCGCGACGTGTTCCGCTCACAGGGCGCGGGGGGGCAGGGCGTGAACACGACCGACTCCGCCGTGCGCCTGACGCACATCCCCACCGGGATCGCCGTGGCGTCGCAGCAGACGCGCTCGCAGATCAAGAACCACGAGATCGCCCTCCAGATCCTCAAGCAGCGCCTCTATGACATCGAGATGCGCAAGCGCGAGGAGGAGGAGGCCAAGGCGCGCGGCGAGCAGAAGAGGATCGAGTGGGGCTCGCAGATTCGCTCCTACGTGCTGGACAAGCAGTACGTCAAGGACCACCGCACGGGTCTGATGAAGCACAACCCG harbors:
- the prfB gene encoding peptide chain release factor 2 (programmed frameshift) — its product is MQELLEKLASLREYLDIPGKTRRLNELDRELSDPELWNNSGRARQVTQEAGNLRRIVDGYRTLQSDADGLSEMLEIASDEEREMLAEEQESIQTRVDDLYRETLFTMKHADVPAIVRVKSGAGGTESQDWAGMLARMFMRWAERHGYRVDLIDEQPGEQAGVVNAEFIIRGEKAYGMLAPEHGVHRLVRVSPFDANNRRHTSFASVDVVPEVPEEEINIHIPDSDLRRDVFRSQGAGGQGVNTTDSAVRLTHIPTGIAVASQQTRSQIKNHEIALQILKQRLYDIEMRKREEEEAKARGEQKRIEWGSQIRSYVLDKQYVKDHRTGLMKHNPDDVLDGDLDDLMWAGLEWMAGKRAAEDAGEDE